Within Pirellulales bacterium, the genomic segment CGTGTTTTCGCCCTCGCCAACTTGCTTGATGTCGAGGATTTCCACCTCCTCGCCTTGATCCAGCCGGACTTGATGGACGTCGCGAGCACTACTAAACGACGTCCCGACAAAGCACGACGTGCGATTCTTCAGCACCACTGCGAGGCCGCTTCCCGTCGGCTTCAAGGCGTCGGCGGGCACCCAACTGAAGCTTCCTTCGGGTGGGCGAATCGCATACCAGCCGCCGGGATCGTGTCGGTAAACTTCGACGGCCGTTCCTTTGGCGAGCTTGTCGGTCGGGTAATAGTTCTTTCCCGGCCCGGAGCGAACGTAGATGTCGTCGGAATTTGCATACGCGGTGTAAGGAAATCCCTCGGCGCATTGCGCACGGTCCGCCAGTACAATCGCCGCTATCAAAGCGCATGCCGAAACCACGTTGCATCGGATAGGGTGCATCGGTTTATCTCCTGAAAGCGAACTAGCGGAATAGAGATGGGACGAGACGGACTTCAAAGGATTGAACGACGAATGATGAACTCCAGAAACGGCGTTCCTCGTATTGCTGTTATTTATCGCGGGGGATTTGAGTTGGACTACGTCGCATGATTTAGGAAATATTTTTTTGATGGAAATGAACGGACGGGAGAAGTGCGGCTTTTCCCGAGCGTTGTGCAGATTTTCGCAAGATCATTTTCCGGTTCATTTCCGGGGGGAGTGGCAAAAAATCGGGGAGCGACAGTAAATCGACTCGGGAATTTGCGGGGTTTTTTGACGCTTGAGGCTTGGCAGGGGTCGATGGAAAATAAGGAGGTGGTTCGTGAGTCGCGTTTAGGGTTCAGGGGCAAACGCCCATTGCTCGATGTTCATCGCTTTGCTCGGCGAATCATACGAATATTTGTTTGTATGTACACTTAAATAGTGTAGTATACAGGCGATCCAGATCGCGTCAAGAGGCTCGGGGCTGATTTTCGGGTAGTCGGCGGTACGTGGCAGGCAGCCGCATGTTCGATCGAAGGTCTCCAGAAACTGTGGGCATCTCTGGCCTCAGGGAATCTGTGGACGCGGCGGTGTACGGCGTTGGAAACCCCACGCACAACCGTGGATCGGGCAATCTGCGCACCCCAAGAGTCGAGATGCCATTTTCGTCCCCATTCCAATACCTCGAACGCACCGCATCCGTTGCTTCAATTTGCGACATCCGGTGCGATAACAGCGCCTAGCACCGCGAGGTGGCTTGTAGTCAAATCCGCGAAGTGGCTCAAGGGCATTTCGTGAGTAGACAAGAATGCAAGAATGCTCTGCCCAGCAATGAGGGGGTGGAAATCCGGTGCCGTCCCACGAGAAAGCAGGATTATGGCTTGCACTCCAAATTCATCGGAAAAGCGAGCGTTTTGGAGATTCAGTTCCCGCTTCCATCCGAAAAATGCTGATTTTGCGACAAACCTGTAATAAAAACTGGAAAGGCAATGGATTTTGCTGCGACGGCACCAGAATCGTCTCGTCGCCACGGCTTTCTGGCAGGAGTTGGCCGCCATTGGCAGATTCAGCCTCACCTTGGGCGTTCACCAAGTGTTCCACCGATCGACGATGCAGTCGATGGTTGATTTTTTATGGCCCTAGAAAAGTTTTACCTATTTTTTACAAACGCCGTGCATGGTTGTGACACTCCGTTTTGGAACATTTTCTACAATCTGGACGATGATGGCCGGTGTCCGACTTCGAATTACTCGTTGCTGGTGCTAGCTGGCGACCTGATACGACGCAGACACGCCCAGTATCGCGCGAGCTTCCCCCGCACCCGCAGGAACCCATACCATGTCCTTGTCCGCAGTTTCGACCGAACTCAATACGCTGCCCACCGCATCGACGGCTGCACCGCAATCGCAGTCGCAACTTTTGCGTTCGCCAGCCGCCAAGCAAGGAAATTCACAAGACGACACTCCGAAGCAGCGATCGAGCAAACCACTTCAGCCGCGCGACCCGTGGGAAAGGGGCATCGATTGGGGCACGGTCATTTGGTTTAGTGTCGTTCACCTGGGTGCGCTGGCAGCGCCATTCTACTTCACTTGGAAAGCGGTAGCGCTGTTCGTTGGCTTGTACTGGCTGACTGGCGGCGTAGGCATTTGCCTGGGCTATCACCGACTGCTAACCCATGGCAGCTTTCAAACCTATCGCCCGATGAAATGGCTGATTGCGTTTGTTGGCGGATTGGCGGGCGAAGGCTCGGCAGTGATTTGGGTAGCCAATCATCGCAAGCACCACGCCCACAGCGACAAAGAAGGAGATCCGCATTCCCCACGCGACGGCGGCCTATGGAGCCACATGTTATGGTTCATGCCAAACTTCGGCCGCAAGTGGCACAGCGATATGGGAGAGCATTACGCTCCCGACCTGATGAAAGACCCGGTCATTCGCTTTCTCGACAAGACCTTTCTGTTGTGGTTTTTCGTGCTGGCCGGCGTGTTGTTCACGATTGGCTACGTCGGTTGGGATGCCTACACGGGCTGGTCGTTCGTGGTGTGGGGAATGTTCGTTCGCATGGTATGGGTCTATCACGTCACTTGGTTCGTAAACTCGGCGACGCATATTTGGGGCTATCGCAACTACGAGACGACCGACGACAGCAAGAACCTCTGGTGGGTCGGCCTGCTTGCCTGGGGCGAAGGGTGGCACAACAACCATCATGCCTACCAGCGCGTGGCTCGGTATGGGCATAAATGGTGGGAAATCGATTTTACCTACTACACGATTTGTGCGATGGAAAAGCTCGGGCTGGCCTGGAACGTGGTCCATAAGGTTCCAGCGTGGCAAAAGCCCGAGTAGTCATGCGGCTCTTGGAAGCAAAATCGACTGTCTTTTCGCGGTTTTGATTGACATTCGCTGTGCGCCCGCTTAGACTGCTGGTATCGGTGGGAATTGGTAGTAATCTGAGAATTACTGCGGTGGTTTAACAGCATTGACGTGTACTTCCTATAGAGTTGCCCAGTAGCTTGTTCGGCTCGCCACTCTTTTGGCTCGAACGCTTTTTGTAGCGGTTTGTCCCTGCGCCAGGCGTGTGGGAAGAGTGATGGTTGTCTACTCTGCGACTTGAATACGTCGTGCTGTCAGAAAGATCTGATTCGAGACGGGCCCACGTTTTAACCTCGAAAGGAAAGTGCTATGAGTCGTGTCATCGTTGCTGGGGCATTGGTAATTGCGGTCTGCTGCTCGGCACGGTCGGTTTTTGGCTTGACGATTCAATATCAGACGGTGCCAGGCTCCACCATCGGTGGCGAGCCGGTCGATGCGCGCGCGACGTTTACTACCTCGACGGACACGATCGCCGTGAAAATCGAAAATTTTCAAGCGGATCCGATTAGCCCCAAGAGTGTGGTTTACGATGTACTGTTCAACGTCAGCACCGGACAAAACACCGGAACGATCACGTCGACCACCGGCATCGAACGCACGATTATCAGCGGCGGCACCTACACCGATACGGGCCTGGTGAGCAATACCGACTGGGGATTGTTTACGTCAGGCGCGAATCTGCATCTCGATCGATTGGCTGCGCCTGGCCAGAAGAAGCATGGCGTGATTGGGCCCCCCAATGCTGGAACGAATAAATATGATGCCGCCGGCGGTGCCTTGACGGGAGGACCGCATAATCCTTTCTGGGGCGGCTCGGCCGACTTCGTGCTGAATGTGCCGGGAGTCACTGCCAACTCCTCGATTACCGCGATCAGCTTTTCGTTCGATACGTCAGCCGGCAATGACGTGCCTGCCCAGCTTGTGCCGGAACCGGCCGGTGTTGTTCTGGGGTCGCTCGGTTTGATTTGCTTGACTTACCGGCATGGTCGCCGCCGCGAGAGAGCATCCGATCTGACGTGAAATTCGCCCGCTGAGCTTGGGGCGCTGCTCCGCCTTTCGCCGCTGGTCATCCGCCTTTACAATGCGGCGGATTGATTTTGGCCGAAAATTCCTCGGAGACACTGCGCCATGTCGTTGCTCGTTGTCGGATCGGTTGCGCTGGATAGCGTCGAAACTCCCGCGACTCGCCGGGAAAACTTGCTCGGCGGGGCGGCGGTTTTCTTTTCGTACGCCGCAAGCTATTTTGTGCCATCCAAACTGGTGGGCATCGTCGGCGACGATTGGCCGGCAGAGCATACCAAGCTGCTCGAAAGCCGTCAGATCGACACCAGCGGCTTGCATGTTGTACGGGGGGGGAAGACCTTTCGTTGGACAGGCAAGTATCAGCCGAACATGAACGACCGCGAGACGCTGGAGGTGCATCTCAATGTGTTTGGCGACTTTAATCCGGTGTTGCCTGAAGCGTATCGGCAAAGCAAGTTCGTATTTCTCGCGAATGGCTCGCCGGTGACGCAATTACGTACGCTCGAGCAAGTGAGCAATCCGGTGCTCTCCGTCGCCGACACGATGGATCTTTGGATCAACATTCAGCGCGACGAACTATTGGCTTTGCTGAAGCGGATCGACGGATTGGTGATGAACGATTCCGAAGCAAAGCTGCTCACGGACGACGACAATCTAGTGCGCGCCGGCAAGAAAGTGCTCAAACTGGGGCCGAAGTTCGTCATCGTAAAGAAAGGGGAGCATGGGGCGATGTTCTTCAGCGAACACGAAACCTACGTGATGCCCGCGTACCCGACGCCGGACGTGATCGACCCGACCGGCGCCGGCGACAGCTTTGCCGGTGGTATGATGGGCTACTTGGCCCAGCGCGGCAACTTCGACCCGCGCACGCTCAAAGAGGCAATGGCCTACGGCGTATTGACGGCAAGCTTTACCGTGGAAGATTTTTCTTTAGAACGATTAAAGCACATCGAGCGACCAAACCTTGAGCAGCGAATGGCAGAATATCGCAAGATGCTGAGCTTTTAAGGGCAATGCGGTTAAGAGCAATTGCCACAAGCTTGACAGCCCCACGACAGAATCGCTCAAAATAGTCTGCCTGGACGGCATGAATGCAATTAGCCAACGCGGTCATCAAAGACTGCCGCCGCCGTTGCGCATGTCGAGCAGATTGCTGAAATTTACGCTGCACGGCGACCGCTGGCGCAATTTCAATTCCGTAGAAGTGCCCGTCAGGAAGCGTTTACGCGGTCGCCGCAGTCTTAGAATGTGATGGTTAGCCCTCCATCGACCACCAACGTGTGCCCGGTAATGTATGTGCATTGGTCGCCACTGAGAAAGAGGATTGCATTGGCAATTTCCCTGGCTTCACCGGCACGGGCCAGCGGGATTTTGCGATTCTTGACATACCACTCTTGAAAGGACGGGGTCGTTGTCTCATCGACGCCATTGATCACACTCATCGCCGTATGAATGCAACCGGGAGCAACGACGTTGACCAAGATGTTGTACTCTGCCAAATCAACCGCCAGCGAACGACTCCACGCGTTCAGTGCGCCTTTCGACGCAGCATAGGCGCCAACGACAGGCTCCGAGGCGAGCGACTGTATTGAGGAAACATTGACGATCCGGCCGTAACGGCGTTCGATCATCGCCGGAACGACTAGCTTGGCCAGCACATACGCGGCCTCAAGATTGACCGCCTGGGTCTGGCGCCAGTGCTCAAGCGAACTTTCGGTATGACGTTCGTAGAAACTGAATCCGACGTTATTGACCAAAACATCGACGCGACCCCAGTCGGCGAGCGCTTGGGTAACGATCTCTTGGAGTTTGTCGTGGTCGGTTACATCGCAATGTGCCGGCACGACGGCGCTGTACCTTTCGCGCAATTCAAAGATGCCCTCCTGCTGCCGATCGATGGCAACTACCGTGGCGCCTTCTTGGGCAAATCGCTCCGCCGTGGCCCGGCCAATACCCGAGTTGGCACCCGTGACGATCGCCACCCGATCTCTTAGCACGTTCATCATATTCGCAAAGGTTTGATCGTTGCTCGATAGGCCGACAGCAAGAAACTGCAATATTACTGCAAAACCGCAAGCGTGGGACTGGAGTTCTGCGACCGTGGATGATCAAGACGTGGTTTCAGCCACCAATTGTTGAATGGTCTGCTGCAAGAGCGCTTCGCCTCCAAATTGCATGCCCAATCGCTTCAATTTGTCGGTCACAATCTGGTGTTTTGGCGAGGTCTGGCAGCCTGCGATCTGGCTATTGCTGTTCAAAATGCGCTTCGCCAGATGAGCGACATCCCATTCCGAAACATATCGGTCGCAGCAGTTATAGGCTTCGCCGGCGACATTGGGTGCCGACAATAATAGTTGGACGGCCTTGGCGACATCGGCGGCATGCACTTCTTTGCCACCTCGTCGGCAGTTGACTTCCTCGCCATGAGAAACAGCCCGAACTAAGTCGAACCATTTGCTGCCCTGCGCCGGGTGCGCCAATCCATAGACTCCCGTTGGACGCAAGGCACAAATTTCGTAGCCTTGTCCAAAGCCGTAGCTGTGCACAAACTGCTCGATGGCGGCCTTGTGAGCGCCATAATGGCTCAACGGCCAGACGGGATGAGTCTCGTCGAGCGGCCGATCATCGAGAATCCGCTCGTGGACCGCGCAACTAGAGATGAAGATAAATTTTGCAACTTGAGCGCGGCGGGCAGCCTCTATCAATTGAATCGTACCGAGT encodes:
- a CDS encoding NAD(P)-dependent oxidoreductase, which produces MNIAVTGATGFIGRYIVRHLIEQGHACRAWHRPQSDRTGLEDLAALTWLEGDLGNSSATAALVDGCDAVVHAALYHPGGDFRVGQGELQRFVEKNVLGTIQLIEAARRAQVAKFIFISSCAVHERILDDRPLDETHPVWPLSHYGAHKAAIEQFVHSYGFGQGYEICALRPTGVYGLAHPAQGSKWFDLVRAVSHGEEVNCRRGGKEVHAADVAKAVQLLLSAPNVAGEAYNCCDRYVSEWDVAHLAKRILNSNSQIAGCQTSPKHQIVTDKLKRLGMQFGGEALLQQTIQQLVAETTS
- a CDS encoding sugar kinase produces the protein MSLLVVGSVALDSVETPATRRENLLGGAAVFFSYAASYFVPSKLVGIVGDDWPAEHTKLLESRQIDTSGLHVVRGGKTFRWTGKYQPNMNDRETLEVHLNVFGDFNPVLPEAYRQSKFVFLANGSPVTQLRTLEQVSNPVLSVADTMDLWINIQRDELLALLKRIDGLVMNDSEAKLLTDDDNLVRAGKKVLKLGPKFVIVKKGEHGAMFFSEHETYVMPAYPTPDVIDPTGAGDSFAGGMMGYLAQRGNFDPRTLKEAMAYGVLTASFTVEDFSLERLKHIERPNLEQRMAEYRKMLSF
- a CDS encoding fatty acid desaturase, whose amino-acid sequence is MSLSAVSTELNTLPTASTAAPQSQSQLLRSPAAKQGNSQDDTPKQRSSKPLQPRDPWERGIDWGTVIWFSVVHLGALAAPFYFTWKAVALFVGLYWLTGGVGICLGYHRLLTHGSFQTYRPMKWLIAFVGGLAGEGSAVIWVANHRKHHAHSDKEGDPHSPRDGGLWSHMLWFMPNFGRKWHSDMGEHYAPDLMKDPVIRFLDKTFLLWFFVLAGVLFTIGYVGWDAYTGWSFVVWGMFVRMVWVYHVTWFVNSATHIWGYRNYETTDDSKNLWWVGLLAWGEGWHNNHHAYQRVARYGHKWWEIDFTYYTICAMEKLGLAWNVVHKVPAWQKPE
- a CDS encoding SDR family oxidoreductase, with protein sequence MQFLAVGLSSNDQTFANMMNVLRDRVAIVTGANSGIGRATAERFAQEGATVVAIDRQQEGIFELRERYSAVVPAHCDVTDHDKLQEIVTQALADWGRVDVLVNNVGFSFYERHTESSLEHWRQTQAVNLEAAYVLAKLVVPAMIERRYGRIVNVSSIQSLASEPVVGAYAASKGALNAWSRSLAVDLAEYNILVNVVAPGCIHTAMSVINGVDETTTPSFQEWYVKNRKIPLARAGEAREIANAILFLSGDQCTYITGHTLVVDGGLTITF